ATATTAAGGTCCACTCACCTGCATTAAAAGAAAATAATGGAATCTATCGTGTTGGTCATTTAGCAACCAAAAGTGACAATGCAACAGAATTAGATCCAGGCAGCAGTAAATCAGAGGAAGATCAAACGTTAATTATGCTTTTTGCCACATTGGCCTTAGATGCAGTAGATGAGGAGAATGCAAAAATATTTCCCCGGACAAAAAATGTGATCGATGCTAATTATACCCTGGGAACAGGACTTCCCCTTCGTGAAGTAAAGGAAGGAAAAGATGCCGGATATCGCTCTAAATTAGTCGGTTCAGTTCATCAGGTAGAATTTTTAGTTACACCACGATATCAGGGGATAAAGGTTAATATAAAATTTAATGAAGTTAAGGTCTACCCTGAAGGTTTTGCTGCTTATATTAATCTAGTAATGGATAATGACTTAAAAATAATCAACAAGGATTTAATTCACAAACGAATTTTAATCCAAGATATCGGAGGATTATCAACCGATATTGCTGTTATTAAAAACCAAACAGTCGATGATGATAAAGCTCAAGGATTTAATCTTGGTGTCGCTGAATCATTAGAAGCAATTAGAGAAGAAATCAGAACAAAGCACGGGGTTGAGTTAGACAGCAGACGTGATGTGGTAGAGATTATCACCAGAAAAAATGACCGCAACCATATTATGGTGAAGGGCAGCCGGACGAGTGTTCATGATATTACGGACCGGATTTTACTGGAGCTGGCAAAAAAACAATACCGTTTATTGCGTAATGTATGGCAGAAAAATTCGCAAACGGAAATCTGTTATTTCGTTGGTGGCGGTGCCATTGTACTTAAGGAATATCTTAAAACGTTAAACAATAATTTAGATGGATATAATATTGAGTTTTTTGAGGATGAAAAGGAAAGTATCTGGATGATGGCCAATGCTTATTATAAGTTAATAAAAGATTTTGTAAGGAAAAGCGAAAAGCAAAAGGCTGCGAAAGAACCCGTTAAAAGCTGAATAAGGTGATTTTATGAAAAAATCTTCTAATGAGATAAAACGGGGTCAAACGATTTCATTCCGTATTCCTTCAGATACACCAGACCATTTGTTGAAGCATTTACAAAAAATAAAGGAAACAGAAAGAAGAAATTTCTCAAGTAAGATTGCTGATTTTGTCTTAGATGGGATTGGAAAATCTTATGGCAAGGAGCGGGAATCGATTACGGTTCCCCTTCCCCATAGATTAAGTAAGTCCCAGCGAGACTGGCTGAAGCATGAACATTCTGAGGCATTATTAGGGAGTATCGTTTATCATCTCCTTTCTGATCCGGTTCGGGCTACTGCTTTATTGGCTTCACTTAATAGCAACTCATTGGATATCAATGAAGCCCTCTATTTGCAGGAAAACCGCTATCCAGAAGCACAAATTTATGCAACTAGTAATGATGATAATACCATAGCTGAAATAAAAGAAACCGCTCCAGCTCCAGATTCGGAAGCAATGGATGATGATTTACTAACCTTTGATTGGGAAAATGCTAAACAAAGCGATCAGCCAAAGGATAATGAAGAACCTGATGAAGAAACGAATCTCGAAGATCTATTAGGAGACTTCCTTTCGAAAATGAATAAGTAGAGGGTAGGGGATGTTGATATTTCAACATCCCCTACCCTCTACTTCATGATATAGTTTAAATATACTAAGTTTCCTGAAAGAGAGGGAAAGCATTGAATCTATATAATATTATCAAAAATAAAAAGGAATACTGGCTAGTCGATCAAGTAAAATGTAAAGATATTCCTGCCATTCAATATAAACAACAATTCATAGAAGTATTAGATGAATGGTATAGAGATGGAGGCGGGTTCTTATCGGTCCTAATGGATGAATCTCATGAAAATTGGTTGTTTGATATGGGATTACAAAAAGTTTCCAGTATAGTAGAATATACACGGAATTTAGATGATTTATCTGAATTAGACCCACATATAAAAGGTCATTCTCTTTCAGATGGAGGAATGAATGATCATGACTATGGGCAATTGTATGAACTTTGCAGAAAAGGCTCTGCTAATAGGAATAAACAGCAGCCGATTGAGCAGGTGATGAACTCATTAAAAAGTGAATTGGGTCCAACGTGGAGAAACCATTGTTATTACTTTACTAAAGACGACGCTTTAATTGGAATCGCGATTCCCCATATAGAAATGGAAA
This genomic stretch from Bacillus oleivorans harbors:
- a CDS encoding ParM/StbA family protein, which gives rise to MTKSRMAAVDVGNDSIKAIFGDLEYELNIPNIVARDIEDRPVIGIGELDNKDPLEGIHIKVHSPALKENNGIYRVGHLATKSDNATELDPGSSKSEEDQTLIMLFATLALDAVDEENAKIFPRTKNVIDANYTLGTGLPLREVKEGKDAGYRSKLVGSVHQVEFLVTPRYQGIKVNIKFNEVKVYPEGFAAYINLVMDNDLKIINKDLIHKRILIQDIGGLSTDIAVIKNQTVDDDKAQGFNLGVAESLEAIREEIRTKHGVELDSRRDVVEIITRKNDRNHIMVKGSRTSVHDITDRILLELAKKQYRLLRNVWQKNSQTEICYFVGGGAIVLKEYLKTLNNNLDGYNIEFFEDEKESIWMMANAYYKLIKDFVRKSEKQKAAKEPVKS
- a CDS encoding GNAT family N-acetyltransferase, encoding MNLYNIIKNKKEYWLVDQVKCKDIPAIQYKQQFIEVLDEWYRDGGGFLSVLMDESHENWLFDMGLQKVSSIVEYTRNLDDLSELDPHIKGHSLSDGGMNDHDYGQLYELCRKGSANRNKQQPIEQVMNSLKSELGPTWRNHCYYFTKDDALIGIAIPHIEMETKDEGRLFYFGVVPHIRGKGIGTIIHRHALVLLKQFKATYYVGSTDIHNQNMIQIFQRNGCQLRDRKGIYRIES